The proteins below come from a single Amphiura filiformis chromosome 15, Afil_fr2py, whole genome shotgun sequence genomic window:
- the LOC140171426 gene encoding uncharacterized protein yields MVGFRYTKYMHAALPDLHLSTLLGSCKLYYVNTCYNKQHREMKLLKPFSCAFCSIKHYSLDKWKTHVNRHMLKYVWAHRCKSAFCQKSLLKYGELLGYLHSHKTLWYYRCKKLNVSEKPYQCDYCQKCFSQKNILVGHIRIHTKEKPFQCEYCQKCFTYKHHLVKHIGTHKEKPFQCEYCQKCFTRKQNLANHIRTHTKDKPFQCEYCQKCFAQNGNLQRHVRIHTKEKPFQCEYCQKCFALKHSLAYHIRTHTKEKPYQCEYCQKCFTQNIHLQTHMRMHTKAKPFQCEYCGKCFALKQNLVYHNATHTKEKPFQCEYCKKCFALKQQLANHIRTHTEEKAFQCEHCQKCFTLKHHLVYHIRVHTKEKPFQCEYCQKCFIQNNHLQTHMRMHTKAKPFQCEYCQKCFTQNIHLQTHMRMHTKEKPFQCENCGKCFALKQHLVNHNVTHTKEKPFQCEFCQKSFALKHILANHIRTHTKEKPFQCEYCQKCFARKYHLVRHIRIHTKEKHTHYQS; encoded by the coding sequence ATGGTGGGTTTCAGGTACACAAAGTACATGCATGCAGCGTTACCTGATCTACATCTGTCAACATTGCTGGGTTCATGTAAACTTTACTATGTAAATACATGTTACAATAAGCAACACAGGGAAATGAaacttttgaaaccattttcCTGTGCATTTTGCAGCATCAAGCATTATTCTTTGGACAAATGGAAAACTCATGTTAACAGACATATGCTTAAATACGTGTGGGCTCATAGATGCAAAAGTGCGTTTTGTCAAAAAAGCTTACTAAAATATGGTGAGCTGCTAGGATATTTGCATAGCCACAAGACGCTATGGTACTACCGGTGTAAAAAGTTGAACGTCagtgagaaaccctatcagtgtgattactgtcagaaatgtttttcccagaaaaatatCCTTGTGGgccatatcagaattcacactaaagagaaaccctttcagtgtgagtactgtcaaaaatgttttacctATAAACATCACCTTGTGAAACATATCGGAACTcacaaagagaaaccctttcaatgtgagtactgtcagaaatgttttacccgAAAACAGAACCTTGCaaaccatatcagaactcacaccaaagacaaaccctttcagtgcgagtactgtcaaaaatgttttgcacagaATGGTAATTTGCAAAGACACgtgagaattcacaccaaagagaaaccgtttcagtgtgagtactgtcagaaatgttttgccctaAAACACTCTCTTGCataccatatcagaactcataccaaagagaaaccctatcagtgtgagtactgtcagaaatgttttacacagaatATTCATTTGCAAACACATATGAGAATGCACACCAAAGCGAAACCCTTTCAGTGCGAGTACTGTGGGAAATGTTTTGCCCTAAAACAGAATCTTGTCTACCATAACgcaactcacaccaaagagaaaccctttcagtgtgagtactgtaagAAATGTTTTGCTCTAAAGCAGCAGCTTGCaaaccatatcagaactcacactgagGAGAAAGCCTTTCaatgtgagcactgtcagaaatgttttaccctTAAACATCACCTTGTGTACCATATCAGAgtgcacaccaaagagaaaccttttcagtgtgagtactgtcagaaatgttttatacAGAATAATCATTTGCAAACACACATGAGAATGCACACCAAAgcgaaaccctttcagtgtgagtactgtcagaaatgttttacacagaatATTCATTTGCAAACACATATGAGAatgcacaccaaagagaaaccttttcagtgCGAGAATTGTGGGAAATGTTTTGCCCTAAAACAGCATCTTGTCAACCATAACgtaactcacaccaaagagaaaccctttcagtgtgagttctGTCAGAAAAGTTTTGCTCTAAAGCATATTCTTGCaaaccatatcagaactcacacaaaagagaaaccctttcagtgtgagtactgtcagaaatgttttgcccgaAAATATCACCTTGTGCGCCATATCAGAATCCACACCAAGGAGAAACATACGCACTATCAAAGTTAG